A region of Clostridium acetobutylicum ATCC 824 DNA encodes the following proteins:
- a CDS encoding S8 family peptidase, which translates to MYFFGGIFTSKNDAFLDLFYNVPENVKNKLLTLKNINGAQNIEVVIKFVDNPANLKSSVDNLGGSFEDLGFGFGIVTIPISNLNRLNEITQIEYVELPKNLYADFMPANTASCVESAWNVYNLTGKGVLVGFIDSGIDYTHPTFMNKDGTSRILYIYDLSMGGKVWNNNDINRAIKSNNPASIVPERDQLGHGTHVAGIACGGGNIDRRYFGPAYESNIAMVKMTGEGKTAYGKSTQLMRGVKFLVDRANSMNMPLVINLSFSTNDGAHDGTSLLEQYIENICLLEKISFVISAGNEGDMGHHVGGVLRESQTISMNIAEGERSIILQLYKSFTQDIAVEVKNPANVSTGVINIKEGYNEGRIQNDRYFIYYSGPKPFSLNGEILINLVSDNEILTTGTWMITITKRSKTVGNYDIWMPVTEGLNPKTRFLRPNVYDTLGIPGTVRDAVTVGSYNYLTGAISSFSGRGRETGNPIKPDVIAPGENIESSTPGGGYDALSGTSMASPTVSGICALLMQWGIVLKKDIYLYGDRLKYYLLNGAKKDREDITYPNPSFGYGAVCISNALNLAVTRGEKELRQTIKTCANVYLRPDYLNITVEADSDIMQKMSKIDYACAFPIGDNYYVVSVQENRIDELLRAIPEILYYEIPALYSLCALSPLDTANINKFHDNPYLTLTGKGVIAGIIDTGMDYMSSEFMYEDNTTRIMTVWDQTATNDTNNTNVNYGREYSAADINAAIALKKNNGDPYSKVNFKDENSHGTKLAGIIGGRGKYVGAAPDCSFAVVKLIPPKRVTLERNGVSNPKCPVYASSSIIQGIKYLYDYAHKVNMPIVIYIPLGTNEGGHDGNTLIERYIDQISRVRGVAVVCGAGNEGDTNTHTSGTLRNTNDVNVIEVKSGQNQKNLPINIWINSPDRVSISITSPSGEIVEKIPPKYKGPSVTRLVYEGSTVTVEYHFPEALTGDELIRVYIQDIKPGIWKLNLTGEYVQNGQYNAWLPQKVLLEEGTEFLNPSQYITLTVPSTSQSVIACSYYNQDNNTLMSSSGRGYTRDNRISPIIAAGGYMVPTVDGDGQPVTLTGSSPAAAVLAGAVILMLQWGIVDGNDRTLYSTKIKTYLIRGANRREGEVYPNRETGYGLLDLSGVFERMRSKRRGVFVRIPKEIRKFFIK; encoded by the coding sequence ATATACTTTTTTGGGGGTATTTTTACGAGTAAGAATGATGCATTTCTAGACTTATTTTATAATGTTCCGGAAAACGTAAAAAATAAGTTATTAACACTTAAGAACATTAATGGTGCCCAAAACATTGAGGTTGTTATTAAATTTGTGGATAATCCGGCCAATTTAAAAAGTTCTGTGGATAATTTAGGAGGAAGCTTTGAGGATTTAGGCTTTGGTTTTGGAATTGTAACTATTCCTATAAGTAATCTTAATAGACTAAATGAGATAACTCAAATTGAGTATGTAGAGCTGCCTAAAAATCTATATGCTGATTTTATGCCTGCAAATACGGCTAGTTGCGTAGAAAGTGCTTGGAATGTTTATAACCTTACAGGTAAAGGAGTGCTTGTTGGATTTATAGATTCAGGAATAGATTATACGCATCCTACATTTATGAATAAGGATGGTACGAGTAGAATCTTATATATATACGATTTAAGCATGGGCGGAAAGGTTTGGAATAATAATGATATAAATAGGGCTATTAAATCAAATAATCCAGCTTCAATAGTTCCAGAAAGAGATCAATTAGGACATGGAACACATGTAGCGGGAATAGCTTGCGGTGGAGGAAATATAGATAGAAGATATTTTGGACCTGCTTATGAAAGTAATATAGCTATGGTGAAAATGACTGGAGAGGGTAAGACAGCCTATGGAAAAAGTACACAGCTTATGCGTGGAGTAAAATTTCTAGTGGATAGAGCAAACTCTATGAATATGCCGCTTGTAATAAATTTAAGTTTTAGCACTAATGATGGTGCCCACGACGGAACAAGTCTTCTTGAACAATATATAGAAAATATATGTTTACTTGAGAAAATAAGTTTTGTGATTTCGGCAGGAAATGAAGGAGATATGGGACATCATGTAGGAGGGGTACTTAGGGAAAGTCAAACTATATCTATGAATATAGCCGAAGGAGAGAGAAGTATAATTCTTCAGCTTTATAAAAGTTTTACACAGGACATAGCTGTGGAAGTTAAAAATCCAGCAAATGTATCCACAGGAGTAATTAACATAAAAGAAGGTTACAACGAAGGGCGTATACAAAATGACAGATATTTTATATATTACAGTGGCCCTAAACCTTTTAGTTTGAATGGAGAAATTTTAATAAATTTGGTATCAGATAATGAGATACTCACTACAGGTACATGGATGATAACAATAACTAAAAGATCTAAAACCGTTGGGAATTATGATATTTGGATGCCTGTAACGGAAGGACTAAATCCAAAAACAAGATTTTTAAGACCTAATGTATATGATACTTTAGGAATACCAGGAACTGTAAGAGATGCTGTAACAGTTGGGAGTTATAATTATTTAACTGGTGCAATATCAAGCTTTTCTGGAAGAGGAAGAGAAACAGGAAATCCTATAAAACCTGATGTTATAGCACCAGGAGAAAATATAGAATCTTCAACTCCTGGAGGAGGCTATGATGCTCTTTCAGGAACTTCTATGGCGTCTCCTACTGTATCAGGAATTTGTGCTCTTTTAATGCAATGGGGTATAGTTCTTAAAAAAGATATATATTTATATGGAGACAGATTAAAGTACTATTTACTTAATGGAGCAAAGAAAGATAGGGAGGACATTACGTATCCAAACCCATCTTTTGGCTATGGTGCAGTATGCATTAGTAATGCACTTAATCTAGCTGTAACTCGTGGAGAAAAAGAATTAAGGCAAACAATAAAGACATGTGCAAATGTGTATTTAAGACCAGATTATTTAAATATTACGGTAGAAGCAGATAGTGATATTATGCAAAAAATGTCAAAGATTGATTATGCCTGTGCATTTCCAATAGGCGATAATTATTATGTTGTAAGTGTGCAGGAAAACAGAATAGATGAACTTTTAAGGGCTATTCCCGAAATTTTATATTATGAGATTCCAGCTTTGTACAGCTTGTGTGCTTTATCTCCTTTGGATACTGCAAATATAAATAAATTTCATGATAATCCTTACCTAACACTTACAGGAAAAGGTGTTATTGCAGGAATTATAGATACAGGAATGGACTATATGAGTAGTGAATTTATGTATGAGGATAATACAACTAGGATTATGACTGTGTGGGATCAAACGGCAACAAATGACACTAACAATACTAATGTAAACTATGGAAGAGAATACTCCGCTGCGGATATAAATGCGGCAATTGCACTTAAGAAAAATAACGGAGATCCTTATAGTAAGGTGAATTTTAAAGATGAAAACAGTCATGGCACAAAGCTTGCTGGAATAATAGGGGGAAGAGGCAAATATGTTGGGGCAGCTCCAGATTGTAGCTTTGCTGTAGTTAAGCTTATTCCACCCAAAAGAGTTACTCTTGAGAGAAATGGAGTTTCAAATCCTAAATGTCCTGTATATGCTAGTAGCTCTATAATTCAGGGCATAAAGTATTTATATGATTATGCTCATAAGGTAAATATGCCTATTGTTATTTATATACCACTTGGAACTAATGAAGGAGGACATGACGGTAATACTCTTATAGAGAGATATATAGATCAAATTTCAAGAGTAAGAGGAGTTGCAGTGGTATGTGGAGCTGGAAATGAAGGGGATACGAACACTCATACCTCAGGAACTCTAAGAAATACTAATGATGTAAATGTTATCGAGGTTAAATCAGGGCAAAACCAAAAGAATCTTCCCATTAATATATGGATTAACAGTCCTGATAGGGTTTCAATAAGTATAACTTCACCATCAGGTGAGATTGTGGAAAAGATTCCACCTAAGTATAAAGGACCAAGTGTAACTAGGCTTGTGTATGAAGGGAGTACAGTTACAGTAGAATACCATTTTCCAGAAGCTTTAACGGGAGATGAGCTTATAAGAGTATATATACAAGATATAAAGCCGGGAATATGGAAATTAAATCTAACAGGTGAGTATGTACAGAATGGTCAATATAATGCATGGCTTCCTCAGAAGGTGCTTTTAGAGGAAGGAACAGAATTTCTAAATCCATCTCAGTATATAACCTTAACGGTACCGTCAACCAGTCAGAGCGTAATAGCCTGTAGTTATTATAATCAGGATAATAATACCTTAATGTCTTCTTCAGGAAGAGGATATACGAGAGATAATAGGATATCACCAATAATTGCGGCTGGTGGATACATGGTGCCAACAGTTGATGGTGATGGTCAGCCAGTAACGCTTACAGGAAGTAGTCCTGCTGCAGCGGTACTTGCAGGAGCAGTTATTTTAATGCTTCAGTGGGGAATAGTTGATGGAAATGATAGAACATTATATTCAACAAAAATAAAGACTTATTTAATAAGAGGCGCAAATAGAAGAGAAGGGGAAGTTTACCCAAATCGTGAAACTGGTTATGGCTTGTTAGATTTAAGTGGAGTTTTTGAAAGGATGAGGAGTAAAAGAAGAGGGGTGTTTGTAAGAATACCTAAAGAAATCAGAAAGTTTTTTATAAAGTAG
- a CDS encoding response regulator, translating to MLYLEQSVFKIILLSKNKQIHDFLSEIIHSAKFENASINILHAYSVEECKTIVVNNSDTALLFIDSENTINLRSVNNELFIVTYIRDVLKNKSLQVILRNNFSGKYTPDKIIMKYEINQFIYNNLDSSMTLSSIFASLKAFENIEASEKGKKGLEQVIKSSSNIFEIHSLHKFAVGMLNQLSLIIKSGSNLPFLSTSCFVASKKGNHFYILLGRGRFSSHINENVFDVISTKTMKEFKTVVSAKKNKYSRDHFILYFNNNSDYQMLIYFEKLKKLPKSSVTIIDLFCKNMNIAFDNVCLNHELESTQKEIIFTLGEISEVRSHETGHHVKRVAEYSNLLALRYGLTQREAEIIKLASPMHDVGKLAIPDSILNKPASLTNEEFEVMKTHSKIGYDMLKSSNRKLMKSAAIIALEHHERFDGTGYPYGLSGNDIHIYGRITSIADVFDALGTKRVYKDAWSLNKILLHFRREKGRQFDPKLIEIFFENLDKILTIRRTFSD from the coding sequence ATGTTGTATTTAGAACAATCCGTGTTTAAAATAATACTTTTAAGCAAAAATAAACAAATTCACGATTTTTTGTCTGAAATTATACATTCAGCTAAGTTTGAAAATGCATCAATAAACATACTGCATGCTTATTCAGTAGAAGAATGTAAGACAATTGTGGTTAATAATTCAGATACAGCACTTCTATTTATAGATTCAGAGAACACAATAAATCTAAGATCCGTAAACAATGAGTTGTTTATAGTAACCTACATACGTGATGTACTAAAAAACAAAAGTCTCCAAGTAATCCTAAGAAATAATTTTTCTGGTAAATACACTCCAGATAAAATAATTATGAAATATGAAATAAATCAATTTATTTATAATAATTTGGATAGCAGTATGACTCTATCTTCAATATTTGCCTCTCTAAAAGCTTTCGAAAATATTGAAGCCTCCGAAAAAGGCAAGAAAGGATTGGAACAAGTAATAAAGTCTTCTTCTAATATTTTTGAAATTCACTCCCTTCATAAATTTGCTGTTGGAATGTTAAATCAACTATCTTTAATAATTAAATCTGGAAGTAATCTTCCTTTTTTGAGTACTTCCTGTTTCGTTGCTTCTAAAAAAGGAAATCATTTTTACATACTTCTTGGTAGGGGCCGTTTCAGTTCCCATATTAATGAAAATGTATTTGATGTAATTTCTACAAAAACTATGAAAGAATTTAAAACTGTGGTTTCCGCAAAGAAAAATAAATATTCCCGTGATCATTTCATACTATACTTTAACAATAATTCTGATTATCAAATGCTAATTTATTTTGAAAAACTAAAAAAGCTTCCTAAGTCTTCTGTAACCATAATAGACTTATTTTGTAAAAATATGAATATTGCTTTTGATAATGTATGCCTTAATCACGAACTAGAATCCACGCAGAAAGAAATAATATTTACACTTGGTGAAATATCTGAAGTTCGTTCTCATGAAACAGGTCATCATGTAAAAAGAGTTGCTGAATATTCAAACTTATTAGCTTTAAGATACGGTTTAACCCAAAGAGAAGCGGAAATTATAAAGCTTGCTTCACCTATGCACGATGTTGGAAAATTAGCAATTCCAGACTCAATACTTAATAAACCAGCTTCACTTACAAATGAAGAATTTGAGGTAATGAAAACACATTCTAAAATAGGTTATGATATGCTAAAATCATCAAATAGAAAATTAATGAAAAGTGCAGCAATAATAGCTCTTGAGCATCACGAAAGGTTCGATGGAACGGGTTACCCCTATGGTCTTAGCGGTAACGACATACATATATATGGTCGCATAACTAGCATAGCAGACGTTTTCGATGCTCTTGGAACAAAACGTGTATACAAAGACGCTTGGAGCTTAAATAAGATACTGTTACATTTTAGGAGGGAAAAAGGACGTCAATTTGATCCAAAATTAATTGAAATATTTTTTGAGAACTTAGATAAGATATTAACAATAAGAAGAACTTTTTCGGACTAA
- a CDS encoding LexA family transcriptional regulator, with protein MNRAGEKVKKIREDAKLSQKQFAKKLGVAEKFINEIECGRKVVTESLIHRIKKLYGKDINDINMSADEEEEVRETNYQFKSQAKKKETNEVWTDALSSILKSVPVYDYSFKKVIDKRSLPVIANKIEGFNQDKVFFIKIENNDMTGFRIMKDDVAFGHMTSEIENNAICLIEYNDLRVLRQIKRLDNNKLLLISNNGNLMTQTVQTNEIKIIGRINKVEFCI; from the coding sequence ATGAATAGAGCAGGAGAAAAAGTAAAAAAAATAAGAGAGGATGCAAAGCTTTCACAGAAGCAATTTGCTAAGAAGCTTGGAGTAGCTGAGAAGTTTATAAATGAGATTGAATGTGGAAGGAAGGTTGTAACAGAAAGTCTCATACATAGAATTAAAAAGCTATACGGAAAAGATATAAATGATATAAATATGTCAGCAGATGAAGAGGAAGAGGTTAGAGAGACTAACTATCAATTTAAAAGTCAAGCGAAGAAAAAGGAAACAAATGAGGTTTGGACAGATGCTTTAAGTTCTATTTTAAAGAGTGTTCCTGTATACGACTACTCCTTTAAAAAGGTTATTGATAAAAGGTCACTTCCTGTAATTGCTAACAAGATTGAAGGCTTTAATCAAGATAAGGTTTTCTTTATAAAGATAGAGAATAATGACATGACGGGATTTAGAATAATGAAGGACGATGTAGCTTTTGGTCATATGACCTCGGAAATAGAAAATAATGCTATTTGTCTTATTGAATACAATGACCTTAGAGTTTTAAGACAAATAAAAAGATTAGATAATAATAAACTGCTTCTTATAAGTAACAATGGAAACTTGATGACACAGACGGTTCAAACAAATGAAATTAAAATAATAGGAAGAATAAATAAAGTAGAATTCTGTATATAA
- the murI gene encoding glutamate racemase gives MSVKNNPIGVIDSGVGGISVLKEAVKQLPYENFIYYGDSKNAPYGIKSVDEVRNLTFNVVEKLLKLNIKALVVACNTATSAAIDELREKYKNIPVIGIEPALKPAVELKRRGKIIIMATPMTLSEVKFKNLMEKYEKDSEIVKLPCPGLVELIEDGIVEGEKMQEYLRNKFKDYEKDDIAAFVLGCTHYPFVKKEIASIARDVPIIDGSQGTVMQLKRKLDKYDILNIGSEKGKIKIMNSLKDDKILDLSHRLLDL, from the coding sequence GTGAGTGTGAAAAATAACCCTATAGGTGTTATTGATTCTGGTGTTGGAGGTATAAGTGTTTTAAAAGAGGCAGTAAAACAATTGCCATACGAAAATTTTATATATTATGGAGATTCAAAGAATGCACCATATGGAATAAAAAGTGTGGACGAGGTAAGAAACCTAACCTTCAATGTTGTTGAGAAACTTCTTAAATTAAATATAAAAGCGCTTGTCGTAGCATGTAATACAGCCACTAGCGCAGCAATAGATGAACTTAGAGAGAAATATAAGAACATACCCGTAATTGGTATAGAACCTGCACTAAAACCCGCAGTAGAATTAAAAAGAAGGGGTAAAATAATAATAATGGCTACGCCTATGACCCTTTCAGAAGTTAAGTTCAAAAATCTTATGGAGAAATATGAGAAGGATTCAGAAATAGTTAAGCTTCCTTGTCCTGGATTGGTAGAACTTATAGAAGATGGAATAGTTGAAGGGGAAAAGATGCAGGAGTACTTAAGAAATAAGTTTAAGGATTATGAAAAAGATGATATTGCAGCTTTTGTACTTGGATGTACACATTATCCTTTTGTAAAGAAGGAAATTGCAAGTATTGCAAGGGATGTTCCAATAATTGATGGTAGTCAAGGAACAGTTATGCAGCTAAAAAGAAAACTTGATAAATATGATATTTTAAATATTGGCAGTGAAAAAGGAAAAATTAAAATAATGAATTCTTTAAAAGATGATAAAATACTAGATCTAAGCCATAGACTCTTAGATTTATAA
- the proC gene encoding pyrroline-5-carboxylate reductase, whose amino-acid sequence MDSKVGFIGCGNMAQAIIKGMVKAKVVPNENIIVSNPSNEKLEKISKECGVLTTNDNKQVALKADIIVLSVKPNKYEKVISEIKDLVQQSVIIVAIAAGVSIEKTRIMFKNSNIRVVRAMPNTPALVGEAMTAISPCEEIDKGELKNVTEIFESFGKCEVVDEALMNAVTGVSGSSPAYVYMFVEAMADAAVLNGMTREKAYKFAAQSVLGAAKMILETGEHPGKLKDDVCSPSGTTIEAVYALEKSGFRASVIAAVDACIKKSKLMSSK is encoded by the coding sequence ATGGATAGCAAAGTTGGATTTATTGGCTGCGGGAATATGGCACAGGCAATAATAAAGGGAATGGTTAAGGCAAAGGTAGTACCAAATGAAAATATAATTGTAAGTAATCCTTCTAATGAAAAGCTAGAGAAGATTAGTAAAGAATGCGGAGTTTTAACTACAAATGACAACAAGCAGGTTGCATTAAAGGCAGATATTATTGTATTATCTGTTAAACCTAATAAATACGAAAAGGTTATAAGTGAAATCAAGGATTTAGTACAACAAAGTGTTATAATAGTTGCAATAGCAGCGGGGGTTTCAATAGAGAAAACAAGAATTATGTTTAAAAATAGCAATATAAGAGTAGTAAGGGCTATGCCAAATACTCCAGCGCTTGTAGGAGAGGCTATGACAGCTATATCACCATGTGAGGAAATAGACAAAGGTGAACTAAAAAATGTAACGGAGATATTTGAGTCATTTGGAAAATGTGAAGTTGTAGATGAAGCTTTAATGAATGCAGTAACAGGGGTAAGTGGTTCATCACCTGCTTATGTGTATATGTTTGTAGAAGCTATGGCAGATGCTGCTGTTTTGAACGGAATGACTAGGGAAAAAGCATATAAGTTTGCAGCTCAATCAGTACTTGGAGCAGCTAAAATGATTCTTGAAACAGGAGAACATCCTGGTAAACTTAAGGATGATGTATGTTCACCTTCTGGAACTACCATTGAAGCAGTATACGCACTTGAAAAAAGTGGATTTAGAGCTTCGGTAATTGCAGCAGTTGATGCATGCATAAAAAAATCAAAGCTAATGTCATCAAAATAG
- the proB gene encoding glutamate 5-kinase, with protein sequence MNTREKYLSNVNRLVIKVGSSTLTHPSGLLNFYKIEHIVRQIADLHNQGIKVILVSSGAIGAGIGKLRLKERPKTIPEKQAAAAVGQGVLMHTYEKLFAEYGQIVGQILITREDLSSKKRVVNVQNTFSALLDHGIIPIVNENDATVVEEIKFGDNDTLSARVASLIKADLLILLSDIDGLYDSNPAVNKNAVLIDTVNEVNEEVKASAGGAGSKLGTGGMATKIRAAEIATENGISMVIANGEKQEAIRNILNFENEGTLFIPKNK encoded by the coding sequence ATGAATACAAGAGAAAAATACTTGAGTAATGTAAATAGACTTGTCATAAAAGTAGGAAGTTCAACTTTAACACATCCAAGTGGACTTCTTAACTTTTATAAAATAGAACATATTGTAAGACAAATTGCAGACTTACATAATCAAGGCATCAAGGTTATACTAGTTTCTTCTGGTGCTATAGGTGCTGGAATTGGGAAGCTCAGACTAAAAGAGAGACCAAAAACCATTCCAGAAAAGCAGGCAGCAGCTGCTGTAGGTCAAGGTGTTTTAATGCATACTTACGAAAAGCTTTTTGCTGAATATGGTCAAATTGTAGGGCAAATACTAATAACACGAGAAGACTTATCTAGTAAGAAAAGAGTTGTAAATGTTCAAAACACCTTTTCAGCACTTCTTGATCATGGAATAATCCCTATTGTAAATGAAAATGATGCTACAGTCGTTGAGGAAATAAAATTCGGAGATAATGATACCTTATCTGCAAGAGTTGCAAGCTTAATAAAAGCAGATTTACTTATTTTACTCTCTGATATAGATGGTTTGTACGATTCAAACCCTGCTGTAAACAAAAATGCTGTTTTAATAGATACAGTTAACGAAGTTAATGAAGAAGTTAAAGCATCAGCTGGTGGCGCTGGTTCAAAGCTCGGCACTGGTGGAATGGCAACAAAAATCAGAGCAGCAGAAATAGCTACTGAAAATGGAATATCGATGGTTATAGCAAATGGTGAAAAGCAAGAGGCCATAAGAAATATTTTGAATTTTGAGAATGAGGGAACTCTCTTTATACCTAAAAACAAATAA
- a CDS encoding peptidoglycan-binding domain-containing protein produces the protein MAKGRLQVQVFRGDNYTPVSKSKVTITPTTGTSTKNIELNTDSSGLTQEIELDTPPIEYSMRPTDQIPYGLYDIRIDAANLNSQLIKGCQVMPDRVALQNANLTGTAQRQQIIIEIQPNVQVGKYPPKIPEAPEKPAPSGPSGFVVLPEPEVPQYIVVHAGPPDSSAPNYTVRFIDYIKNVCSSEIFSTWSDSTIRANALCIISFVLNRVYTEWYRGKGKDFTITNSTAFDQAFSFGRNIYKNISNIVDDIFTTYIKLPGRKQPLLTQFCDGKNVQCPGWLTQWGSKYLGDQGKTAPQIIRSFYGSEVQFATAQKVQGIPMSYPGYALRVGSTGIPVRTIQTYLNRISNNYSAIPKVAVTSTFGTETRNSVQAFQRIFNIPVTGVVDYGTWYRISDIYVAVTKIAELRGEDFEEEGIFYPPIAYPDRPVPYIDYPQL, from the coding sequence ATGGCTAAGGGTAGATTGCAAGTTCAAGTATTTCGAGGAGATAATTATACACCAGTAAGTAAGTCAAAGGTTACAATAACACCTACTACTGGAACCTCAACAAAGAATATAGAGCTTAATACAGACAGCTCAGGACTTACACAAGAAATTGAATTAGATACACCACCAATAGAATATTCGATGCGTCCAACGGATCAAATTCCATATGGACTTTATGACATAAGAATTGATGCTGCAAATTTAAATTCACAGCTGATAAAAGGGTGTCAGGTTATGCCAGACAGAGTAGCACTTCAAAATGCTAATTTGACTGGTACAGCCCAAAGACAACAAATAATAATTGAAATACAACCTAATGTACAAGTGGGAAAATATCCACCAAAAATACCAGAGGCTCCAGAAAAACCAGCACCATCGGGACCAAGTGGCTTTGTTGTACTTCCAGAACCAGAAGTACCTCAATATATTGTTGTGCATGCAGGTCCACCAGATTCATCTGCACCAAATTATACTGTAAGGTTTATAGATTATATAAAAAATGTATGTTCCTCTGAGATATTTTCAACCTGGTCAGATAGTACAATAAGAGCTAATGCTTTATGTATAATATCCTTTGTGTTGAATAGAGTTTACACTGAATGGTACAGGGGTAAGGGAAAGGATTTTACAATAACAAACTCAACAGCCTTTGATCAGGCCTTCAGTTTTGGAAGAAATATATATAAAAATATAAGTAATATAGTAGATGATATATTTACAACTTATATTAAGCTTCCAGGAAGGAAACAACCACTATTAACACAATTTTGTGATGGAAAGAATGTACAATGTCCTGGATGGCTTACACAGTGGGGAAGTAAGTATTTAGGTGATCAAGGAAAGACTGCTCCACAAATAATAAGAAGTTTTTATGGTTCCGAAGTTCAATTTGCTACAGCTCAAAAGGTGCAAGGTATACCTATGTCTTATCCAGGTTATGCGTTAAGAGTTGGATCTACGGGAATTCCTGTTAGAACTATACAGACTTATTTGAATAGAATCTCAAATAATTACTCTGCTATTCCTAAGGTTGCTGTTACAAGTACCTTTGGCACTGAAACTAGAAACTCAGTTCAAGCATTTCAAAGGATATTTAATATTCCAGTTACAGGTGTTGTAGATTATGGTACATGGTATAGAATCTCGGATATATATGTTGCAGTAACTAAAATAGCAGAACTTAGAGGAGAAGACTTTGAAGAGGAAGGAATCTTTTATCCACCAATAGCATACCCAGATAGACCTGTTCCTTATATAGATTATCCACAGCTGTAA
- a CDS encoding DUF3783 domain-containing protein yields the protein MKSNGRMFIYGFDEEEIEGLKKIVTENKLPGFSKIDKNMSKMKIRDLIKGVNVLTYDEELPDCRLVLFNKFVDKEIETAIKAIRTISKSSPIFATVTPTSMNWTLKSLLDELNKEREWYIKNGYKNA from the coding sequence ATGAAAAGCAATGGCAGAATGTTTATATATGGTTTTGATGAAGAAGAAATAGAAGGATTAAAAAAGATAGTAACAGAAAACAAGCTTCCAGGATTCTCTAAGATAGATAAGAATATGAGCAAAATGAAAATAAGAGATCTGATAAAAGGAGTCAATGTTTTAACATATGATGAAGAATTACCAGATTGCAGGCTTGTTTTATTTAACAAATTTGTGGATAAGGAAATAGAAACAGCTATAAAAGCTATAAGAACTATAAGCAAGAGTTCACCAATATTTGCTACAGTAACGCCTACATCTATGAATTGGACTTTAAAGAGCCTATTAGATGAGTTAAATAAAGAGCGTGAGTGGTATATTAAAAATGGATATAAAAATGCTTAA